The following are encoded together in the Oncorhynchus nerka isolate Pitt River linkage group LG25, Oner_Uvic_2.0, whole genome shotgun sequence genome:
- the LOC115109087 gene encoding polypyrimidine tract-binding protein 1-like isoform X3 — protein MDGRPETDLYPMGSTYVTELDSVHDITVGTKRGSDELFSCASNVPNIMTCATANGNDSKKFKGDIRSPGIPSRVIHMRKLPDDINEAEVISLGLSFGKVTNLLMLKGKNQAFVEMNTEDAAQAMVSYYASVTPVIRNHPIFLQYSNHQELKTDNSPNQVRAQAALQAVNVLQTGGMPMAGVDASAGMSGASPVLRVIVENLFYPVTLDVLHQIFSKFGAVLKIITFTKNNQFQALLQYSDGLTAQHTKLSLDGQNIYNACCTLRINFSKLTSLNVKYNNDKSRDYTRPDLPTGDSHPSIDHQAMAAAFGPPGIISANPYAGAHAFPPAFTIQQAAGLTMQGVPGGLAHLTMPGAAAAAGRMGFHQLTGGNCVLLLSNLNPERVTPQCLFILFGVYGDVMRVKILFNKKENALIQMSDGTQAQLAMSHLNGQRLHGTALRVTLSKHTNVQLPREGHEDQGLTKDYSNSPLHRFKKPGSKNYSNIFPPSVTLHLSNIPPSVVEDDLKMLFASSGAMVKAFKFFQKDRKMALVQMDSVEEAIESLIKFHNHDLGENHHLRVSFSKSTI, from the exons AGAGGATCAGACGAGCTTTTCTCCTGCGCCTCAAACGTACCCAATATAATGACCTGCGCCACAG CCAATGGCAATGACAGCAAGAAGTTCAAAGGTGACATAAGGAGCCCGGGCATCCCGTCGCGTGTAATCCACATGCGCAAGCTCCCCGACGACATCAACGAGGCTGAGGTCATCTCCCTGGGCCTGTCCTTTGGTAAAGTCACCAACCTGCTCATGCTCAAAGGAAAAAACCAG GCCTTCGTAGAGATGAACACGGAGGACGCGGCCCAGGCCATGGTCAGCTATTATGCCTCTGTGACGCCTGTCATCCGCAACCATCCCATCTTCCTGCAGTACTCCAACCACCAGGAGCTCAAGACTGACAACTCCCCCAACCAAGTG AGAGCCCAGGCGGCACTGCAGGCGGTGAATGTATTGCAGACGGGGGGCATGCCCATGGCAGGGGTGGATGCCTCGGCCGGCATGAGTGGGGCCAGCCCCGTCCTGCGTGTCATAGTGGAGAACCTCTTCTACCCCGTCACCCTAGACGTGCTGCATCAG ATCTTCTCCAAGTTCGGAGCGGTGCTGAAGATCATTACTTTCACCAAAAACAACCAGTTCCAGGCCCTGCTGCAGTACTCTGACGGCCTGACTGCTCAGCACACAAAACTT TCTTTAGATGGGCAGAACATCTACAACGCCTGCTGCACCCTCCGCATCAACTTCTCCAAGCTGACCAGCCTGAATGTGAAGTACAACAATGACAAGAGCCGGGACTACACGCGTCCCGACCTGCCCACGGGGGACAGCCATCCCTCAATCGACCACCAGGCTATGGCTGCAGCCTTCG GTCCTCCCGGGATTATCTCGGCCAACCCATATGCGGGAGCTCACGCCTTCCCCCCAGCCTTCACCATTCAGCAAGCTGCAG GCCTGACGATGCAGGGGGTTCCTGGAGGCCTGGCCCATCTGACCATGCCTGGGGCTGCAGCGGCTGCAGGCAGAATGGGCTTCCACCAACTCACCGGTGGCAACTGTGTTCTGCTGCTCAGTAACCTCAACCCAGAG AGAGTTACGCCCCAATGCCTCTTTATTCTTTTCG GTGTATATGGTGATGTAATGAGAGTGAAGATCCTGTTCAACAAGAAGGAGAACGCTCTGATCCAGATGTCTGATGGGACTCAGGCGCAGCTAG CAATGAGCCACCTGAATGGCCAGAGGCTACACGGGACAGCGCTGCGAGTCACcctgtccaaacacaccaacgtTCAGCTGCCCCGTGAGGGCCACGAGGACCAGGGCCTGACAAAGGACTACAGCAACTCCCCTCTGCACCGCTTCAAGAAGCCCGGCTCCAAGAACTACTCAAACATATTCCCTCCCTCAGTCACCCTGCACCTCTCAAACATCCC TCCCTCTGTGGTTGAGGATGACCTTAAGATGCTGTTTGCGAGCTCTGGTGCAATGGTCAAGGCCTTCAAGTTCTTCCA GAAAGACCGCAAGATGGCTTTGGTCCAGATGGACTCAGTGGAGGAGGCCATCGAGTCCCTTATCAAGTTCCATAATCACGACCTGGGCGAGAACCACCACCTGAGGGTGTCCTTCTCCAAATCCACTATCTGA
- the LOC115109087 gene encoding polypyrimidine tract-binding protein 1-like isoform X2 yields the protein MDGRPETDLYPMGSTYVTELDVHDITVGTKRGSDELFSCASNVPNIMTCATANGNDSKKFKGDIRSPGIPSRVIHMRKLPDDINEAEVISLGLSFGKVTNLLMLKGKNQAFVEMNTEDAAQAMVSYYASVTPVIRNHPIFLQYSNHQELKTDNSPNQVRAQAALQAVNVLQTGGMPMAGVDASAGMSGASPVLRVIVENLFYPVTLDVLHQIFSKFGAVLKIITFTKNNQFQALLQYSDGLTAQHTKLSLDGQNIYNACCTLRINFSKLTSLNVKYNNDKSRDYTRPDLPTGDSHPSIDHQAMAAAFGEYYGPPGIISANPYAGAHAFPPAFTIQQAAGLTMQGVPGGLAHLTMPGAAAAAGRMGFHQLTGGNCVLLLSNLNPERVTPQCLFILFGVYGDVMRVKILFNKKENALIQMSDGTQAQLAMSHLNGQRLHGTALRVTLSKHTNVQLPREGHEDQGLTKDYSNSPLHRFKKPGSKNYSNIFPPSVTLHLSNIPPSVVEDDLKMLFASSGAMVKAFKFFQKDRKMALVQMDSVEEAIESLIKFHNHDLGENHHLRVSFSKSTI from the exons AGAGGATCAGACGAGCTTTTCTCCTGCGCCTCAAACGTACCCAATATAATGACCTGCGCCACAG CCAATGGCAATGACAGCAAGAAGTTCAAAGGTGACATAAGGAGCCCGGGCATCCCGTCGCGTGTAATCCACATGCGCAAGCTCCCCGACGACATCAACGAGGCTGAGGTCATCTCCCTGGGCCTGTCCTTTGGTAAAGTCACCAACCTGCTCATGCTCAAAGGAAAAAACCAG GCCTTCGTAGAGATGAACACGGAGGACGCGGCCCAGGCCATGGTCAGCTATTATGCCTCTGTGACGCCTGTCATCCGCAACCATCCCATCTTCCTGCAGTACTCCAACCACCAGGAGCTCAAGACTGACAACTCCCCCAACCAAGTG AGAGCCCAGGCGGCACTGCAGGCGGTGAATGTATTGCAGACGGGGGGCATGCCCATGGCAGGGGTGGATGCCTCGGCCGGCATGAGTGGGGCCAGCCCCGTCCTGCGTGTCATAGTGGAGAACCTCTTCTACCCCGTCACCCTAGACGTGCTGCATCAG ATCTTCTCCAAGTTCGGAGCGGTGCTGAAGATCATTACTTTCACCAAAAACAACCAGTTCCAGGCCCTGCTGCAGTACTCTGACGGCCTGACTGCTCAGCACACAAAACTT TCTTTAGATGGGCAGAACATCTACAACGCCTGCTGCACCCTCCGCATCAACTTCTCCAAGCTGACCAGCCTGAATGTGAAGTACAACAATGACAAGAGCCGGGACTACACGCGTCCCGACCTGCCCACGGGGGACAGCCATCCCTCAATCGACCACCAGGCTATGGCTGCAGCCTTCGGTGAGTACTATG GTCCTCCCGGGATTATCTCGGCCAACCCATATGCGGGAGCTCACGCCTTCCCCCCAGCCTTCACCATTCAGCAAGCTGCAG GCCTGACGATGCAGGGGGTTCCTGGAGGCCTGGCCCATCTGACCATGCCTGGGGCTGCAGCGGCTGCAGGCAGAATGGGCTTCCACCAACTCACCGGTGGCAACTGTGTTCTGCTGCTCAGTAACCTCAACCCAGAG AGAGTTACGCCCCAATGCCTCTTTATTCTTTTCG GTGTATATGGTGATGTAATGAGAGTGAAGATCCTGTTCAACAAGAAGGAGAACGCTCTGATCCAGATGTCTGATGGGACTCAGGCGCAGCTAG CAATGAGCCACCTGAATGGCCAGAGGCTACACGGGACAGCGCTGCGAGTCACcctgtccaaacacaccaacgtTCAGCTGCCCCGTGAGGGCCACGAGGACCAGGGCCTGACAAAGGACTACAGCAACTCCCCTCTGCACCGCTTCAAGAAGCCCGGCTCCAAGAACTACTCAAACATATTCCCTCCCTCAGTCACCCTGCACCTCTCAAACATCCC TCCCTCTGTGGTTGAGGATGACCTTAAGATGCTGTTTGCGAGCTCTGGTGCAATGGTCAAGGCCTTCAAGTTCTTCCA GAAAGACCGCAAGATGGCTTTGGTCCAGATGGACTCAGTGGAGGAGGCCATCGAGTCCCTTATCAAGTTCCATAATCACGACCTGGGCGAGAACCACCACCTGAGGGTGTCCTTCTCCAAATCCACTATCTGA
- the LOC115109087 gene encoding polypyrimidine tract-binding protein 1-like isoform X4 yields the protein MTCATANGNDSKKFKGDIRSPGIPSRVIHMRKLPDDINEAEVISLGLSFGKVTNLLMLKGKNQAFVEMNTEDAAQAMVSYYASVTPVIRNHPIFLQYSNHQELKTDNSPNQVRAQAALQAVNVLQTGGMPMAGVDASAGMSGASPVLRVIVENLFYPVTLDVLHQIFSKFGAVLKIITFTKNNQFQALLQYSDGLTAQHTKLSLDGQNIYNACCTLRINFSKLTSLNVKYNNDKSRDYTRPDLPTGDSHPSIDHQAMAAAFGEYYGPPGIISANPYAGAHAFPPAFTIQQAAGLTMQGVPGGLAHLTMPGAAAAAGRMGFHQLTGGNCVLLLSNLNPERVTPQCLFILFGVYGDVMRVKILFNKKENALIQMSDGTQAQLAMSHLNGQRLHGTALRVTLSKHTNVQLPREGHEDQGLTKDYSNSPLHRFKKPGSKNYSNIFPPSVTLHLSNIPPSVVEDDLKMLFASSGAMVKAFKFFQKDRKMALVQMDSVEEAIESLIKFHNHDLGENHHLRVSFSKSTI from the exons ATGACCTGCGCCACAG CCAATGGCAATGACAGCAAGAAGTTCAAAGGTGACATAAGGAGCCCGGGCATCCCGTCGCGTGTAATCCACATGCGCAAGCTCCCCGACGACATCAACGAGGCTGAGGTCATCTCCCTGGGCCTGTCCTTTGGTAAAGTCACCAACCTGCTCATGCTCAAAGGAAAAAACCAG GCCTTCGTAGAGATGAACACGGAGGACGCGGCCCAGGCCATGGTCAGCTATTATGCCTCTGTGACGCCTGTCATCCGCAACCATCCCATCTTCCTGCAGTACTCCAACCACCAGGAGCTCAAGACTGACAACTCCCCCAACCAAGTG AGAGCCCAGGCGGCACTGCAGGCGGTGAATGTATTGCAGACGGGGGGCATGCCCATGGCAGGGGTGGATGCCTCGGCCGGCATGAGTGGGGCCAGCCCCGTCCTGCGTGTCATAGTGGAGAACCTCTTCTACCCCGTCACCCTAGACGTGCTGCATCAG ATCTTCTCCAAGTTCGGAGCGGTGCTGAAGATCATTACTTTCACCAAAAACAACCAGTTCCAGGCCCTGCTGCAGTACTCTGACGGCCTGACTGCTCAGCACACAAAACTT TCTTTAGATGGGCAGAACATCTACAACGCCTGCTGCACCCTCCGCATCAACTTCTCCAAGCTGACCAGCCTGAATGTGAAGTACAACAATGACAAGAGCCGGGACTACACGCGTCCCGACCTGCCCACGGGGGACAGCCATCCCTCAATCGACCACCAGGCTATGGCTGCAGCCTTCGGTGAGTACTATG GTCCTCCCGGGATTATCTCGGCCAACCCATATGCGGGAGCTCACGCCTTCCCCCCAGCCTTCACCATTCAGCAAGCTGCAG GCCTGACGATGCAGGGGGTTCCTGGAGGCCTGGCCCATCTGACCATGCCTGGGGCTGCAGCGGCTGCAGGCAGAATGGGCTTCCACCAACTCACCGGTGGCAACTGTGTTCTGCTGCTCAGTAACCTCAACCCAGAG AGAGTTACGCCCCAATGCCTCTTTATTCTTTTCG GTGTATATGGTGATGTAATGAGAGTGAAGATCCTGTTCAACAAGAAGGAGAACGCTCTGATCCAGATGTCTGATGGGACTCAGGCGCAGCTAG CAATGAGCCACCTGAATGGCCAGAGGCTACACGGGACAGCGCTGCGAGTCACcctgtccaaacacaccaacgtTCAGCTGCCCCGTGAGGGCCACGAGGACCAGGGCCTGACAAAGGACTACAGCAACTCCCCTCTGCACCGCTTCAAGAAGCCCGGCTCCAAGAACTACTCAAACATATTCCCTCCCTCAGTCACCCTGCACCTCTCAAACATCCC TCCCTCTGTGGTTGAGGATGACCTTAAGATGCTGTTTGCGAGCTCTGGTGCAATGGTCAAGGCCTTCAAGTTCTTCCA GAAAGACCGCAAGATGGCTTTGGTCCAGATGGACTCAGTGGAGGAGGCCATCGAGTCCCTTATCAAGTTCCATAATCACGACCTGGGCGAGAACCACCACCTGAGGGTGTCCTTCTCCAAATCCACTATCTGA
- the LOC115109087 gene encoding polypyrimidine tract-binding protein 1-like isoform X1: MDGRPETDLYPMGSTYVTELDSVHDITVGTKRGSDELFSCASNVPNIMTCATANGNDSKKFKGDIRSPGIPSRVIHMRKLPDDINEAEVISLGLSFGKVTNLLMLKGKNQAFVEMNTEDAAQAMVSYYASVTPVIRNHPIFLQYSNHQELKTDNSPNQVRAQAALQAVNVLQTGGMPMAGVDASAGMSGASPVLRVIVENLFYPVTLDVLHQIFSKFGAVLKIITFTKNNQFQALLQYSDGLTAQHTKLSLDGQNIYNACCTLRINFSKLTSLNVKYNNDKSRDYTRPDLPTGDSHPSIDHQAMAAAFGEYYGPPGIISANPYAGAHAFPPAFTIQQAAGLTMQGVPGGLAHLTMPGAAAAAGRMGFHQLTGGNCVLLLSNLNPERVTPQCLFILFGVYGDVMRVKILFNKKENALIQMSDGTQAQLAMSHLNGQRLHGTALRVTLSKHTNVQLPREGHEDQGLTKDYSNSPLHRFKKPGSKNYSNIFPPSVTLHLSNIPPSVVEDDLKMLFASSGAMVKAFKFFQKDRKMALVQMDSVEEAIESLIKFHNHDLGENHHLRVSFSKSTI, translated from the exons AGAGGATCAGACGAGCTTTTCTCCTGCGCCTCAAACGTACCCAATATAATGACCTGCGCCACAG CCAATGGCAATGACAGCAAGAAGTTCAAAGGTGACATAAGGAGCCCGGGCATCCCGTCGCGTGTAATCCACATGCGCAAGCTCCCCGACGACATCAACGAGGCTGAGGTCATCTCCCTGGGCCTGTCCTTTGGTAAAGTCACCAACCTGCTCATGCTCAAAGGAAAAAACCAG GCCTTCGTAGAGATGAACACGGAGGACGCGGCCCAGGCCATGGTCAGCTATTATGCCTCTGTGACGCCTGTCATCCGCAACCATCCCATCTTCCTGCAGTACTCCAACCACCAGGAGCTCAAGACTGACAACTCCCCCAACCAAGTG AGAGCCCAGGCGGCACTGCAGGCGGTGAATGTATTGCAGACGGGGGGCATGCCCATGGCAGGGGTGGATGCCTCGGCCGGCATGAGTGGGGCCAGCCCCGTCCTGCGTGTCATAGTGGAGAACCTCTTCTACCCCGTCACCCTAGACGTGCTGCATCAG ATCTTCTCCAAGTTCGGAGCGGTGCTGAAGATCATTACTTTCACCAAAAACAACCAGTTCCAGGCCCTGCTGCAGTACTCTGACGGCCTGACTGCTCAGCACACAAAACTT TCTTTAGATGGGCAGAACATCTACAACGCCTGCTGCACCCTCCGCATCAACTTCTCCAAGCTGACCAGCCTGAATGTGAAGTACAACAATGACAAGAGCCGGGACTACACGCGTCCCGACCTGCCCACGGGGGACAGCCATCCCTCAATCGACCACCAGGCTATGGCTGCAGCCTTCGGTGAGTACTATG GTCCTCCCGGGATTATCTCGGCCAACCCATATGCGGGAGCTCACGCCTTCCCCCCAGCCTTCACCATTCAGCAAGCTGCAG GCCTGACGATGCAGGGGGTTCCTGGAGGCCTGGCCCATCTGACCATGCCTGGGGCTGCAGCGGCTGCAGGCAGAATGGGCTTCCACCAACTCACCGGTGGCAACTGTGTTCTGCTGCTCAGTAACCTCAACCCAGAG AGAGTTACGCCCCAATGCCTCTTTATTCTTTTCG GTGTATATGGTGATGTAATGAGAGTGAAGATCCTGTTCAACAAGAAGGAGAACGCTCTGATCCAGATGTCTGATGGGACTCAGGCGCAGCTAG CAATGAGCCACCTGAATGGCCAGAGGCTACACGGGACAGCGCTGCGAGTCACcctgtccaaacacaccaacgtTCAGCTGCCCCGTGAGGGCCACGAGGACCAGGGCCTGACAAAGGACTACAGCAACTCCCCTCTGCACCGCTTCAAGAAGCCCGGCTCCAAGAACTACTCAAACATATTCCCTCCCTCAGTCACCCTGCACCTCTCAAACATCCC TCCCTCTGTGGTTGAGGATGACCTTAAGATGCTGTTTGCGAGCTCTGGTGCAATGGTCAAGGCCTTCAAGTTCTTCCA GAAAGACCGCAAGATGGCTTTGGTCCAGATGGACTCAGTGGAGGAGGCCATCGAGTCCCTTATCAAGTTCCATAATCACGACCTGGGCGAGAACCACCACCTGAGGGTGTCCTTCTCCAAATCCACTATCTGA
- the LOC115109086 gene encoding protein FAM174C-like: protein MPFQGAMRIILPTLWAISTIAEESTMSPTGITTAINTKHITNSSANNTTSKNNHRNFFNAFNVDNSMIQRTLYVLIGITTIGVLYFLVRAVRLKKTTTSRKKYGLLSNYDDSVEMAALESDEEEDDTVYEARSLRK, encoded by the exons ATGCCATTTCAAGGAGCCATGAGGATTATTTTACCAACGTTGTGGGCTATTTCAACCATAGCAGAGGAATCCACGATGTCGCCAACAGGCATTACTACTGCCATCAACACCAAACATATCACGAATTCGAGTGCCAACAACACGACGTCCAAGAACAATCACCGCAACTTTTTCAACGCTTTCAATGTAGATAATTCAATGATACAAAGAACATTGTATGTCCTTATTGGAATCACCACAATTGGAGTGCTCTATTTCCTCGTGAGAGCTGTGCG GCTGAAGAAAACAACAACCTCTCGGAAGAAATATGGCCTGTTGTCAAACTATGATGACAGCGTGGAGATGGCTGCTCTGGagagtgatgaggaggaggacgacACTGTATATGAAGCCAGGTCCCTGAGAAAGTGA